The Neoarius graeffei isolate fNeoGra1 chromosome 12, fNeoGra1.pri, whole genome shotgun sequence genome window below encodes:
- the tlr22 gene encoding toll-like receptor 22 → MTNPIYLRMTTNPEMIYSKATVSLAVLCICSFSFQVGAFSLNNCTVAGALNDPWELKVLCYNMGFSTVPSAIPRKASVLDISFNSISRISVGEFEDLWNLRELNVSHNKISWIQEHTTEHFPNLIKLNLAYNKLQTVPEYLLHGLTKLQVLRLDGNVITSIDEQAFSTLQNMTVLNLTKNNLQQIANVKPVLLALRLEELSIGSNNFDVFDSYNLSSVALSLKKLVFSHNPLTKFQITEDIFPNLDYLDISYCGQNKTMLWNITDKAFLNSVKALNLTAVQNPDKTIAAVFQNTSWASLSKLRLSELNSKKVETLLQYACLPGLRVIRLQRNKIANLTDHMLDPCSNLEELDFGDNEISHISASAFKNLTQLKVLRLQINKLTSAKNLFQYLPKLEFIDLSRNRINTLTCSDFSNLTQLNKLYLYSNSLSKLSPCVFKDLNNLEILWLGSNKLLTINDVFASGLPSLKVLQLTFNKLSTICRESFKGLSNLTSLNLQDNQISEIDADAFSGLQSLTELLLSSNRITDKTIGTPNVFSGMPNLKTLELFSNIISYVNDSLQSPPFRNLSSLEVLRIYSQRRGIGKIPSNLLQGLNSLKRFYGGNMNLNYLHPDTFNSTPQLWFMDLSKNAFEDDGSITASVFHPIPNLMKLIISRAQIHSLNFLIKANLSRLWVLRATDNVLDVINQTVIQSLPHLRLLDLTKNTFTCDCNNAFFIDWALKSNYTQVIYLNRYTCRYPVSLRGKSILDLNTELCNVNINFVMFVCSSVIVTLTLLASFVYQFLYWQVLYAYYLFIAFLYDSKRKQMHQQHGFKYDAFISYNVQDEPWVVEELLPNLEGEQGWRLCLHHRDFEPGRPIINNIMDGIYSSRKTICLITHNYLRSVWCSKEIQMANFRLFDEQKDVLILIFLEDIQTYQLSPYYRMRKLVKKKTYLKWPKHGEDTRVFWQKLRMALETKEGPEEEKPLLSGHRECNNQTSLI, encoded by the coding sequence ATGACTAACCCAATCTATTTAAGGATGACTACTAATCCGGAAATGATATATTCAAAGGCAACCGTTTCACTTGCTGTTCTCTGCATATGCAGCTTCAGTTTCCAGGTCGGTGCATTTTCATTAAATAACTGCACAGTCGCCGGTGCCCTAAATGACCCTTGGGAGTTGAAAGTTCTTTGCTACAATATGGGCTTCAGTACGGTTCCTTCAGCCATACCCAGGAAGGCTAGCGTTCTCGACATCAGCTTCAATTCCATTTCAAGAATCAGCGTTGGAGAATTTGAGGACCTTTGGAACTTGAGAGAGCTAAATGTATCTCACAATAAGATCTCATGGATACAAGAACATACTACAGAACATTTTCCCAACTTGATCAAACTTAACCTGGCCTACAACAAGTTGCAAACAGTGCCAGAATATCTACTGCACGGTCTCACCAAACTGCAAGTGTTGCGTCTCGATGGGAATGTAATTACAAGCATTGACGAACAAGCTTTTAGCACTCTTCAGAATATGACAGTGCTGAACCTCACAAAAAATAACCTCCAACAGATTGCCAACGTCAAACCAGTGCTTTTGGCACTAAGGTTGGAGGAATTGTCCATCGGAAGTAACAATTTCGATGTTTTCGACTCATATAACCTGTCGAGTGTGGCTTTGTCGCTGAAAAAACTTGTTTTTTCTCACAATCCCTTGACCAAGTTCCAAATAACTGAGGATATATTCCCAAATCTAGATTACCTTGATATATCATACTGTGGTCAGAACAAGACAATGCTATGGAATATTACTGATAAGGCTTTTCTGAATTCAGTAAAAGCACTGAACTTGACTGCAGTGCAGAATCCAGACAAGACCATCGCTGCTGTATTTCAGAACACCTCCTGGGCTTCCTTGTCCAAACTCAGATTAAGTGAATTGAACTCGAAGAAGGTCGAGACTCTTTTACAGTATGCATGCTTGCCTGGACTTCGGGTCATACGCCTGCAGCGCAACAAAATTGCAAATCTGACTGATCATATGCTTGACCCCTGCTCTAACTTGGAAGAGCTCGACTTTGGAGACAATGAAATTTCTCATATTTCTGCGTCCGCATTCAAAAATCTAACACAGCTGAAGGTACTCCGTCTGCAAATTAATAAACTGACCTCGGCCAAAAATTTATTTCAGTATCTTCCAAAGCTTGAATTTATAGACCTCAGTCGAAACAGGATTAATACGTTAACCTGTTCAGACTTTTCCAATTTAACACAATTGAATAAACTATATTTGTACAGCAACAGTCTTTCTAAACTTTCTCCATGCGTGTTTAAAGATTTGAATAATCTTGAAATTTTATGGCTGGGGTCGAATAAATTATTGACAATTAATGATGTTTTTGCAAGTGGCCTGCCTTCTTTGAAGGTGCTGCAATTGACATTTAATAAGTTGAGCACAATTTGCAGGGAGAGCTTTAAGGGTTTGTCTAATCTTACAAGCCTCAACCTTCAGGACAATCAGATTTCTGAGATTGACGCAGATGCATTTTCAGGACTGCAAAGTCTAACCGAATTATTACTTTCCTCAAACAGGATAACGGATAAAACTATAGGAACCCCAAACGTGTTCTCGGGCATGCCTAACCTGAAAACACTAGAACTATTTAGCAATATTATTTCCTACGTCAACGATTCGTTGCAGAGTCCTCCTTTCAGAAACTTAAGTTCGCTGGAGGTTTTGAGAATTTATAGTCAAAGACGAGGTATTGGTAAAATACCCTCAAACCTGCTTCAAGGTTTAAACTCTTTGAAGCGGTTCTACGGAGGAAACATGAATCTGAATTATCTCCATCCTGATACATTTAACTCCACTCCTCAACTTTGGTTTATGGACCTCTCAAAGAACGCCTTCGAAGATGACGGATCCATAACCGCATCAGTTTTCCACCCAATTCCAAATCTGATGAAGCTTATCATCTCAAGAGCTCAAATTCATTCTCTGAATTTCTTAATCAAAGCAAACCTCTCCAGGCTGTGGGTCTTGAGAGCTACCGACAATGTGTTAGATGTCATCAACCAAACAGTGATTCAGTCACTGCCTCATCTCAGACTCCTTGACTTGACCAAAAACACCTTCACTTGTGACTGTAACAATGCTTTTTTTATTGACTGGGCTTTGAAAAGTAATTACACCCAGGTGATTTACCTGAATAGATATACTTGTAGATACCCAGTGTCACTGAGAGGCAAGAGCATTTTAGACCTCAATACAGAGTTGTGTAATGTGAATATCAACTTTGTCATGTTTGTGTGCAGCTCTGTCATTGTTACACTTACCCTTCTGGCTTCATTCGTTTATCAGTTCTTGTACTGGCAGGTTTTATATGCATACTACCTATTCATCGCCTTCCTATATGACAGCAAAAGGAAACAGATGCACCAGCAACATGGATTCAAATACGATGCCTTTATTTCCTACAATGTCCAAGATGAACCTTGGGTTGTCGAGGAGCTGCTTCCTAATTTGGAAGGTGAGCAGGGTTGGAGACTCTGTCTGCATCATCGAGACTTCGAGCCAGGAAGACCCATCATAAACAACATCATGGACGGGATATACAGCAGTCGGAAGACCATTTGCTTGATCACGCACAATTATTTGAGGAGTGTATGGTGTTCCAAAGAAATCCAGATGGCCAACTTCAGACTGTTTGACGAGCAGAAAGATGTATTAATCCTGATATTCCTGGAGGACATTCAAACCTACCAGCTCTCTCCATACTATCGGATGCGTAAGCTAGTGAAGAAGAAGACTTACCTCAAATGGCCCAAACATGGAGAAGACACGAGGGTCTTCTGGCAGAAACTGAGAATGGCTTTAGAGACCAAGGAAGGCCCTGAAGAGGAGAAACCTCTTCTCAGTGGACATAGGGAATGCAATAATCAAACAAGCCTTATTTAA